The genome window TGATTCCACTACTGGATGAATTGATCTGGCGCGCCGGCAGCCAGAACGTCAAAGAGGCGGTCGTTGGCATGGCACATCGCGGTCGCCTCAACGTGCTGGTCAATATCATGGGCAAGAATCCGGCCCACATGTTCCAGGAATTCGAGGGCGTCTGCGATACGGAGAACAACACCTGCGGTGACGTGAAATATCATCAAGGGTTTTCTTCCGACATGAAAACGCCGGGCGGCACGGTGCACCTGGCGCTGGCCTTCAATCCCTCCCATCTGGAGATCGTCAATCCGGTGGTGGAGGGCTCGGTGCGCGCGCGTCAGCATCGTCGCCGCGATATTACCGGCAGTCAGGTGCTGCCGGTGTTGATTCATGGCGATGCCGCCTTCGCCGGCCAGGGCGTGGTGATGGAGACCTTGAATATGTCCCAGGCGCGCGGTTTTACCACCGGCGGTACGGTGCATCTCATCATCAATAATCAGATCGGTTTTACCACCAGCAACCCGCTCGACGCGCGCTCCACCATGTATTGCACCGAGGTGGCGCGCATGATTCAGGCACCTGTTTTTCATGTCAACGGCGACGATCCCGAGGCGGTGGTGTTTGTCACCCAGTTGGCGCTGGATTACCGTCAGCAGTTCGGCCGTGACGTGGTCATCGACTTGGTCTGTTATCGTCGCCACGGCCACAACGAGGCGGACGAACCCGCGGTTACCCAGCCGATCATGTATCAATCCATCCGCAGCCACGAGACCACCGTCAAGATGTATGCCCGGCGCCTGATTGAAGAGGGCGTGGTAAGCCAGGAAGAGGCCGACGGCATGCTCGATGATTACCGTGCCATGCTGGACGAGGGCAAGCTGGTATCGCGTGAACTGGCCACCGATGTGGATAAGGAGTTCGCCGTCGATTGGTCGCCGTATAAAAATGTGCATTGGACCCATGAGACTGACACCGCCCTGAGCCTGAAACAGGTCAGGGAGATTGCCCGCAAACTCACCACCATGCCCGATGGTTTTGAACTCCACTCGCGCGCCGCACGTTTGGTCGAAGACCGCAAGAAGATGGCGGCCGGTGAGAGTCCGCTGGACTGGGGCTTTGCCGAAAACGTCGCCTATGGCGGCCTGTTGCTGGAGGGTCATCCCATTCGCCTGTCGGGCCAGGACAGTGGCCGCGGCACGTTCTTCCATCGCCATGCCGTCTTCCACAATCAGAAAAAGCGCGGCATCTATGTGCCGCTGCAGAACCTGAGTGAGGACCAGGCCCACTTCCGTGTCATCGATTCCCTGTTGTCGGAAGAGGCGGTGCTCGGTTTCGAATACGGTTATGCCAGTGCGTCACCGGAATCGTTGGTGATCTGGGAGGCCCAATTCGGCGACTTCGCCAACGGCGCCCAAGTAGTGATCGATCAGTTCATCAGCGCCGGTGAAGTGAAATGGGGTCGGCTGTGCGGCTTGGTCATGTTTCTGCCGCACGGATATGACGGTCAGGGACCGGAACATTCTTCGGCGCGTCTGGAGCGATTCCTGCAGCTGTGCGCCGGCGACAACATGCAGGTGGTTTATCCCACCACGCCGGCGCAGATGTTCCATATGCTGCGGCGCCAGGCGCTGCGTCCCTACCGCAAGCCCCTGGTGGTGATGTCGCCCAAGAGCTTGTTGCGCCACAAGCTTTCCACCTCCAGTCTGGATGACCTGACCAAAGGTAAGTTTGAGGTGGTGATCGACGAGATCGATGCCATCAAACCGGCCCGCGTGAAACGCATCGTGGTGTGCACCGGCAAGGTCTATTTCGATCTGTTGGAAAAGCGCCGCGAGCACGATCTTGACGATGTCGCCATCATTCGCTTGGAGCAGCTCTATCCCTTGCCGGAGGAACGGCTGGCCGAGGTCTTAGGCCGCTATAATCAGGCCGCTGAAATCGTCTGGTGTCAGGAAGAGCCCAAAAACCAGGGGGCCTGGTATTTCATTCATCCGCGTCTGCGCGATTTGGCCGGCGACAACCAGCGGGTGCTGTATGCCGGCCGACCCGAATATGCCGCGCCGGCGGAAGGCCTGCTGTATTCGCATCAGGCGGCGCAGGCCGAACTGGTGGACGCAGCCCTCAAGGGCAAGGCGGAAGCGCAACAGCGCACCTTGCGCGCCGTCGGTTAAACAACAACAAACCTGTCTCTGCCGCTGCGAAGGCGGAACTGATTGAAGGGAGTCAATATGATTGAAGTCAAAGTGCCGGTCTTATCGGAATCCGTTTCGGATGCAACCTTGGCTCAGTGGCACAAGAAGGTCGGTGACTACGTCAAGCGTGACGAAAATCTGGTCGATCTGGAGACGGATAAGGTCATGCTGGAAGTGGTGGCGCCCCATGACGGTATGCTGGCCGAGATCAAGCAAGAGTCGGGGGCCGTGGTGGGCAGCGGCGAGGTGTTGGCGCTGATCGACGAAAACGCCGAGAAGCCGCACAGCGACGACAAGCCCGCGGCCGAAGCGGGAGACGAAAAACAAGCGCCCCGGGAAGAACCCGAGCCGGCCGAGACCGAAGCCAAAAAGGAGACGCCCGAGCCGGAGGCGCCGGCCGCAGCCATGAACTTCAGCCCCGCGGTGCGCAAGCTGATCACCGAAAACAAGCTCGACCCGTCTGCTATCACGGGCACCGGCCGCGACGGCCGCATCACCAAGGCCGATGTGCTCAAACATATCGAACAGCGCGATCAGCCCGCCGCCGCGCCGGCGGCACCGTCTACCTCGGAAGTGGGGGCCGGCGGCCGTCCCGAACGGCGCATGCCCATGACCCGCCTACGGACGCGCATCGCCGAGCGTTTGCTGGAGGCGCAGCAGACCACCGCCATGTTGACCACCTTCAACGAGATCAACATGAAACCGGTGATGGATTTGCGCGCCAAATATCAGGACAAGTTCATCAAGAAACACGACATTAAACTGGGCTTCATGTCCTTTTTTATCCAGGCCTGTTGCGAGGCCTTGAAAGAGTATCCGGTGGTGAATGCCTCCATCGACGGCAGCGACATCGTCTATCACGGCTTTTTCGATATCGGCGTCGCCGTGTCCACCGAGCGCGGCCTGGTGGTGCCCATTATCCGCGATGCCGATCAGATGAATCTGGCTGAAATGGAACAGGCCGTCGCCGAGTTCGCCGGCAAGGCACGCCAGGGCAAACTCTCCATGGAAGAGCTGAGCGGCGGCACCTTCAGCATCACCAACGGCGGTATTTTCGGTTCGCTGCTCTCGACGCCGATCCTGAACCCACCCCAAAGCGCCATCCTGGGCATGCATAAGATCGAGCAACGTCCGGTGGTGGAAGACGGTGAAATCGTCATTCGCCCCATGATGTACGTCGCCATGTCATACGATCATCGCATTGTCGACGGCAAGGAGGCAGTCTCCTTCCTGGTCAAGGTCAAGGACGTCCTGGAAGACCCCGCCCGCATGTTGCTGCAGGTATAACAAGGAGAATAATCATGGATCATTATGATGTAGTGGTTATCGGTGGTGGGCCCGGCGGTTATGTCGCGGCCATCCGCTGCGCCCAGCTCGGTCTGGAAACGGCCTGCATCGACGCCTGGCTCGACGAGGACAACACGCCGGCCCTGGGGGGCACCTGTCTCAATGTGGGCTGCATTCCGTCCAAGGCCTTGCTGGATACTTCACACCATTATCATCGCCTGCAACACGAATTCGCCGGTCACGGCATCAACGTCAAGGGCGCCAGTCTGGACATCAAACAGATGATGGCGCGCAAGGACGAGGTGGTCAAAAGTCTTACCGGCGGTGTCGCCGCCTTATTTGCTAAGAACAAGGTCACCTGGCTGCAGGGCTACGGCAAGCTGCTGGGCGAGAGCCAAGTGGAGTTCACCCCCCACACCAAAGGCAAGAAAAAGCCCAAGGCTGAAGCCCTCGAGGCGGACAATATCATCATCGCCACCGGCTCGGTACCGGCCACGGTCGATGCCCTGCCCGTGGACGGCAATCGCATCGTCGATTCCACCGGCGCGCTGAGCTTTACCGAGGTGCCTAAGCGTCTGGCGGTGATCGGCGGCGGCGTCATCGGCCTGGAGCTGGGTAGTGTCTGGAGCCGGCTCGGCAGCGAAGTGTCCGTATTGATTCGCCGCGATGAGTTCCTGCCCACGGTCGATCGTCATCTGGCCAACGCCGCGTTGAAAGAGCTGACCGAACAAGGTGTGGATATCCGCCTGGCCACCAAGACCAAGGCGGCCAAGGCCACCAGCCGCCAGGTGGTGGTGACTATTGAGGACAATAATGGCGAACAGGATGTTAAATTTGACAAGGTATTGGTGGCCACCGGTCGCTCGCCGAACACCGAAAACCTGAATGCCGAAGCGGCCGGTCTGGAGCTGGACGAGCGCGGCTTTATCGTGGTTGACGAACTCTGCCGCACCAATCTGCCCGGCGTCTACGCCGTCGGCGACGTGGTGCGCGGCCCCATGCTGGCGCACAAGGCCTCGGAGGAGGGCGTTGCCGTGGCCGAGCATATCGCCGGCGAGTTCAGCCACATCAACTACGCGACCATCCCCTGGGTCATTTATACCTGGCCCGAAATTGCCTGGGTGGGCAAGACCTCCCAGGAACTAAAAAAGTCCGGCGTCGATTTTAAAGAAGGCGTGTTTCCCTTCAAGGCCAACGGCCGCGCCCGCGCCATGGGCGACATGAGCGGTCTGGTCAAGATTATCGCCGATGCCCAGGACGATACCATTCTGGGCGTGCATATCATCGGCCCCAGTGCTTCCGAAATGATCGCCGAAGCGGTACTGGCCATGGAGTTCTCCGCCAGCAGTGAAGACCTGGCGCGGACCATCCATGCCCATCCCACCCTGTCGGAGGCCATGCACGAGGCGGCCTTGGGCGTGGAAAAGCGCAGTCTGCATATCTGACTCATGCGCGTTTATTCCCGCCTTTGCAAAAGGGGGCGTTCACCGCGCGGCAGGACACCGAACCCCTAATTTCCGTCGATCCCTTTTCCCAAGGGGAGGCCGGAGACGATACCGGCCATGCCGCCTTCGTCGTGCCTGCGACGTCAACCGGCGCCTGTTAAACACCCCCGACCACCTCTCGGGTTCTTTCTTCCTAACACAAGGGATGTCGCAATAAAATAGCGTCAATCCAAGATTTTACGGCCCGGAGAAATCAGGGTAGCATTGATCCCATCAAGCGTTTGGATCGGAACATCTTTATCATGACCGGTAGAAAACAATAATGAACCCACTGGAAAAGACCGTTGAGTCCCTGATCTTTCGCAGCCGCTGGCTGCTGGCGCCGTTCTTCATCGGCCTGCTCGTCGCCATCATCGCCCTGCTGGTGAAATTTGCCAAGGAATTGATTCATCTCATGGCCGGTTTGTTTACCAGTAGCGCGGAAGAGGCCATTGTCAGTATTCTGACCCTGGTGGACACGGCCCTGATCGCCAGCCTGCTCTTGATCATCACCTTCAGCGGCTATGAAAACTTCGTCTCCAAACTCAGTGTCGGCGAACATGAAGACCGTCCCGCCTGGATGGGCAAGGTGGGGTTTTCCGACCTCAAGCTCAAGCTTATCGGCGCCATTGTCGCCATCTCGGCAGTGGAACTGTTGAAGGCCTTCATCAACGTCCACCAACTGACTAACGAGCAACTGGCCTGGAAAGTGGGCATCCATCTGACCTTCGTCGTCTCGGGCGTGCTGTTCGCCGTCACCGATTGGATCGCGGAGAAGGGCAAGCACAAAGATGAGTCTCCTCACTAAGAAATACAGCCTCAGCAGGGGCTGCGCCTGAAGACGAAATGGCCGTAGCCCTCCACCTTAAATACAAATTCGTTTTCGCTCAGAGTCAAGATATCCATGTACACTGCGCCCGTCTCGTATTCGTGGCGTTGGAACAGCCGTCCGGCGCCTGAGTGACCGTCCACATTGAAACGATAGATCTGGTTTTCACCGGACGAATAGATTTGGCCATGGATTTGAAACCAGTCGCCATAGCGCTCGACGTTGACAAAGGCCTTGGCGGGTTGGCCGAGAGAATCCTTGCCGATAAAACAGCCACTTTGTGGCTGACCCTGGGCTGTTGCCGATAGCACGAAGACCATTAAGGCCGCAAAAACCCTTGTTTTTCGCAGGCACGGTTTTCGAATTTTTATCATGATGACCACCCGCAAGAATAGAGGCGATGGCATGAGTATAGACCCGAGGTCGGGGGTTTGCGCCCGCTAACAGCGGCTATAGTCCACTTTATTGATATTGAAACGCTTGATACGCGATGCCAGGGTGGTCGGCTTGATATCCAGCAACTGCGCGGCGCCGTTGGGGCCGAAGACCTTGCCGCCCGTGGCCTTGAGGGCGTTGATGATGTTTTCCCGCTCCCGTTGCCGGCGCTGCGTATCGGACATGATCTTGATTGGTCCCGTATCGGTCCGTTCCAGCGGATCCCCCGCGTCCACGGCCTCGGGCAGATCGAGCGTGAGCCGTTCGCCTTGGGCCAGGATCACGGCCCGTTCGATGACATTGATCAGTTCGCGGATATTGCCTGGCCAGGGGTAGGCCTGCAGTCGCTGCATGTCGGCCTTGCTTGGCTTTACCGCCGTCTTGTTGAATTTCTCACAGGCACGCTGAATGAAGTGGGAGGCGAGCAGGGGGACGTCATCGCGACGGCTGCGCAGCGCTACGGACTCGATGGGGAAGACATTGAGGCGAAAATAGAGGTCTTCGCGAAAGCCCTTGTCGCTCACCGCTTGTTTCAAATCGCGATTGGTGGCGGCGATGACGCGCACGTCGACGGCCCGGGTGCGGTTATCGCCGACACGTTCGAATTGTTGTTCCTGTAGTACGCGCAGCAGTTTGCTCTGCAACTCCAGGGGAATCTCGCCCACCTCGTCCAGAAACAGGGTGCCGCCGTCGGCCAATTCGAAGCGGCCGGCGCGGTCCGAGACCGCGCCGGTAAATGCGCCTTTCACATGGCCGAAGAACTCGCTCTCGAACAGTTCGCGTGGGATGGAGGCGCAGTTGACCCGGATCAGGGGACGACCGCTGCGCGCGCTGCTTTCATGAATGGCGCGGGCGATGAGTTCCTTGCCGGTGCCCGACTCGCCGCTGATCAGCACGCTGGCATCGGTGGGGGCCACCAGTTCGATCTGCTTGATGACATTGCGAATGGCGGCGCTGGCGCCGACGATCTCCTTGTAGTTGTGTTCGTTGCGGATCTCCTCCAGCAGGTAGGCGTTTTCCTGTTCCAGTTTGTTTCTCAGCGTCTCCACCTCGGCCAGGGCGTGGCGTAGTCTGGCCTCGGCCTCCTTGCGTTCGCTGATGTCGCGAAAGATCACCACCGCGCCCACCAGCTGACCGTTGTCCTCGATGGGGGTGCTGGTGTATTCCACCGGCAGGGCGCGGCCGTCCTTGCGCCAGAAGACCTCGTTGTCGACGAAATGGACCTCGCCGTCGGCAAAGGCGGCATAGATGGGGCAGCTGCGGCTGGGGTAGAGACTGCCGTCACCATGGCTGTGATGGATGGCGCCGTGGATGTCGCGGCCGATCAATTCTTCGGCCTTGAAGCCCAGCATGCGCTCGGCGGCCGGGTTGACGAAGGTGGTCTTGCCGTCGGCGTTGATGCCGTAGATGCCCTCGCCGGCGGCGCTGAGGATGAGGGCGTTCTCCCGTTCGATCTCCTGGAAGATATTCTCGATGGTCTTCCAACGGCGGATGCCGGCGCGGTGATAGCGCAGCGCCTCGGCGCGTTCCCGTTGCGCCAGCAGTTGCTCCTGATCGGCCAGGTTGAGAACGAGGTAGGGATGCTCGCCGTGCTCGACGCGACTGCCGGCCATCTCCACGGTGATGGGGTCGCCGTGGCGGTGATAACAGATGATGTCGTTGCACCAGCGACGGCCCTGGGTCATGACCGCCTCGGTAAACACCACCACGGCGGGGAGCTGGTCACGGAACAGTTCACTGGCCTTGAGGCATTGCATCGCCTCGCTGTCATACCCGAGTAATGTGCGCGCCGCGCGGTTGGCCTGGATGATGCGATTGCCCCAGGGATCGAGCACCAGGCAGGCATCGGCCTGGTATTCCAATGTTTGTGCCGCTAGTGACTGCATTGCTGCTCCGCGCTGTGGATG of Candidatus Tenderia electrophaga contains these proteins:
- the sucA gene encoding 2-oxoglutarate dehydrogenase subunit E1 (SucA; E1 component of the oxoglutarate dehydrogenase complex which catalyzes the formation of succinyl-CoA from 2-oxoglutarate; SucA catalyzes the reaction of 2-oxoglutarate with dihydrolipoamide succinyltransferase-lipoate to form dihydrolipoamide succinyltransferase-succinyldihydrolipoate and carbon dioxide) translates to MSQDNSTDRYQRFLAHSHLFGANAPFIEELYQRYLQDPESVEPRWQAYFEQLQLEPGPVASDIDHSAVRKEFYQLVHARRGTPSTDTSGASVAMAASKQVAVLQLINAYRVRGHQQAVLDPLGLQEQTSISELDPSYHALTEADMDTVFSTGSLVGAPQAKLRDILVHLQQTYCRSVGAEYMHITDTIQKRWVQQQLEGSRSTPKFSPQMRHHILRKLVGAEGLEQYLHTKYVGQKRFSLEGGETLIPLLDELIWRAGSQNVKEAVVGMAHRGRLNVLVNIMGKNPAHMFQEFEGVCDTENNTCGDVKYHQGFSSDMKTPGGTVHLALAFNPSHLEIVNPVVEGSVRARQHRRRDITGSQVLPVLIHGDAAFAGQGVVMETLNMSQARGFTTGGTVHLIINNQIGFTTSNPLDARSTMYCTEVARMIQAPVFHVNGDDPEAVVFVTQLALDYRQQFGRDVVIDLVCYRRHGHNEADEPAVTQPIMYQSIRSHETTVKMYARRLIEEGVVSQEEADGMLDDYRAMLDEGKLVSRELATDVDKEFAVDWSPYKNVHWTHETDTALSLKQVREIARKLTTMPDGFELHSRAARLVEDRKKMAAGESPLDWGFAENVAYGGLLLEGHPIRLSGQDSGRGTFFHRHAVFHNQKKRGIYVPLQNLSEDQAHFRVIDSLLSEEAVLGFEYGYASASPESLVIWEAQFGDFANGAQVVIDQFISAGEVKWGRLCGLVMFLPHGYDGQGPEHSSARLERFLQLCAGDNMQVVYPTTPAQMFHMLRRQALRPYRKPLVVMSPKSLLRHKLSTSSLDDLTKGKFEVVIDEIDAIKPARVKRIVVCTGKVYFDLLEKRREHDLDDVAIIRLEQLYPLPEERLAEVLGRYNQAAEIVWCQEEPKNQGAWYFIHPRLRDLAGDNQRVLYAGRPEYAAPAEGLLYSHQAAQAELVDAALKGKAEAQQRTLRAVG
- a CDS encoding dihydrolipoamide succinyltransferase — protein: MIEVKVPVLSESVSDATLAQWHKKVGDYVKRDENLVDLETDKVMLEVVAPHDGMLAEIKQESGAVVGSGEVLALIDENAEKPHSDDKPAAEAGDEKQAPREEPEPAETEAKKETPEPEAPAAAMNFSPAVRKLITENKLDPSAITGTGRDGRITKADVLKHIEQRDQPAAAPAAPSTSEVGAGGRPERRMPMTRLRTRIAERLLEAQQTTAMLTTFNEINMKPVMDLRAKYQDKFIKKHDIKLGFMSFFIQACCEALKEYPVVNASIDGSDIVYHGFFDIGVAVSTERGLVVPIIRDADQMNLAEMEQAVAEFAGKARQGKLSMEELSGGTFSITNGGIFGSLLSTPILNPPQSAILGMHKIEQRPVVEDGEIVIRPMMYVAMSYDHRIVDGKEAVSFLVKVKDVLEDPARMLLQV
- a CDS encoding dihydrolipoamide dehydrogenase (E3 component of 2-oxoglutarate dehydrogenase complex; catalyzes the oxidation of dihydrolipoamide to lipoamide) is translated as MIMDHYDVVVIGGGPGGYVAAIRCAQLGLETACIDAWLDEDNTPALGGTCLNVGCIPSKALLDTSHHYHRLQHEFAGHGINVKGASLDIKQMMARKDEVVKSLTGGVAALFAKNKVTWLQGYGKLLGESQVEFTPHTKGKKKPKAEALEADNIIIATGSVPATVDALPVDGNRIVDSTGALSFTEVPKRLAVIGGGVIGLELGSVWSRLGSEVSVLIRRDEFLPTVDRHLANAALKELTEQGVDIRLATKTKAAKATSRQVVVTIEDNNGEQDVKFDKVLVATGRSPNTENLNAEAAGLELDERGFIVVDELCRTNLPGVYAVGDVVRGPMLAHKASEEGVAVAEHIAGEFSHINYATIPWVIYTWPEIAWVGKTSQELKKSGVDFKEGVFPFKANGRARAMGDMSGLVKIIADAQDDTILGVHIIGPSASEMIAEAVLAMEFSASSEDLARTIHAHPTLSEAMHEAALGVEKRSLHI
- a CDS encoding histidine kinase — translated: MQSLAAQTLEYQADACLVLDPWGNRIIQANRAARTLLGYDSEAMQCLKASELFRDQLPAVVVFTEAVMTQGRRWCNDIICYHRHGDPITVEMAGSRVEHGEHPYLVLNLADQEQLLAQRERAEALRYHRAGIRRWKTIENIFQEIERENALILSAAGEGIYGINADGKTTFVNPAAERMLGFKAEELIGRDIHGAIHHSHGDGSLYPSRSCPIYAAFADGEVHFVDNEVFWRKDGRALPVEYTSTPIEDNGQLVGAVVIFRDISERKEAEARLRHALAEVETLRNKLEQENAYLLEEIRNEHNYKEIVGASAAIRNVIKQIELVAPTDASVLISGESGTGKELIARAIHESSARSGRPLIRVNCASIPRELFESEFFGHVKGAFTGAVSDRAGRFELADGGTLFLDEVGEIPLELQSKLLRVLQEQQFERVGDNRTRAVDVRVIAATNRDLKQAVSDKGFREDLYFRLNVFPIESVALRSRRDDVPLLASHFIQRACEKFNKTAVKPSKADMQRLQAYPWPGNIRELINVIERAVILAQGERLTLDLPEAVDAGDPLERTDTGPIKIMSDTQRRQRERENIINALKATGGKVFGPNGAAQLLDIKPTTLASRIKRFNINKVDYSRC